TGTTTCCGTTATGCTTCCAATGCATCCGCGTCGGATATGGCATGGACCAACCAGAGCGAGAGCGCGTCTATCGCCATGGTAATGGGGGCACTGACGTCGAGCAGTCTTCTCACCGCCTCCACAAAGAGGGGAACCCACCCGTTCATGTGTTCACAGACGAGCCACTTCTTCAAAATGCCTCCATCCGCATCCTCCTGTGCCAGGCTTTCAATGGCGATGTAGGCATCCAATTCAAAAGACAGATGATCGTCGGGTGTGGCGTTTGGATTGGGGACTGTCAGCCCGAGACGACGATAGGCATTTCGCATCTCCATGGCCGGAGAACCCATAAGTGTCGGCTCATTCAAATATGCAGATGCGTAGGGGGGCGCAGGAACAGCCGCAGGACCGACAAAGAGCCGATTGAACTCGTATTCGACATCAATCCAAAGTGTTGCCGGATCGAGTGGTATGGTGAACACGCGCGAAATGGAATCGGCTGCGGCATGTATATCGTTCGCATTGATGGACGCGAAAAAATCTCGAAGTGCGGCAGCTCCTGTGATGAGTTGTGTTTTATTTAGCATAACTATCCTCCATTACAGAAAAAACAGGATCGACACTGATCCTGTAGTATACTCGTCATGAAGGGTGACAGGCGGGAAAATGGGGATAGATTGGGTATGTTGAACTACCCAATCAGGATGACAGGCCGAGTGTTTTCAAATGTGCGTAGAGGCTCACGCCCTTCCCATGTAGGTTCAGTTTGCGGCGGATATTCTTTCGGTGCGTTTGCACGGTTTCCACGGAAATATTGAGGCTGGTCGCAATATCTTTGGAGGGATGGCCCGCTTGAATGAACTGACACACGCGGGTTTCCATATGAGTGAGTTTGAGGAGACCTGGGTCCGAAGCATCACTGCCTGGAGCCAATCGCCTTAGTTGGTCTTTGGCAACGGTGATATACCCTTTGCGAATACCACTGTCTTCTTCGTGTACAATGCGGTCGAGCGCTGGCAGCACCAGGTTGTTCACCTTGGACGAAATTTCATTCAGAATTTGTTCACGCTCTTTATCGATGCTTTGCAATACGTTCCGCAAGGTAATGTTCATCTCTTCAAGATGTTCTTTTTCCCGACGCAACGCTTCCGTTCTTTCCGATACGACTCGTTCCAAAGTTTCTCGTTGAATGGCGTGCGCTGTAATGTTGGTCAGCATGATCATGTATTCATTGCTGGCCATGCTAACACTCCCGATGGAATTGATTTGCATGCGATAGATGATATCGTTGTCGAAGGGGCTTATTTCATGGAATATCCCGAGGGGGTAATACTTGAGCACATCCTTCATCGATTGCCCTTCCATGGCGAGAACCGTCCAGATGGTCATACCCTGCACATGTTCTTCGGCAATCACGGCTTTGACGGCTTCGTTGACATTCATCACCATGCCATTGTTCTCGACGACGAAAATAAGGTCGGAAGTGGCATTGAGAATGTTCTCGTATCGGCATTTTTCCAAGGTGAGAAGGCGATTGGCTTCATCGAGCTTGCGCGCGGTGACATCGGGAAGTGTCGTGGTCCAGTCTTGAACAAACAGGACTTCCAAAGCATCGCCGTAGAGTTTGATGTGTCGTCGTGCCAGGACTTTGTCTTCATACGATCCATCCATGCGCTCAATCACATCGATAAGGCTATGAATAAATGTTTTGAAGCATCCCAGATACATATCGGCGGTGACGCCGCGCATGCGATGCCGTCTTGCCGAGGCGATTTGCGGATGTCCCCATTGATCGTTGTGCTGAATGAGCCAGGAGAAGTCGGGGGGCATCATGCCTGTATCCCAATGTTGCCGCATGGGAGCGAGAAAATCGTTGAGTGCTTGCAAGCAATCCAGGCGTTTTGCGGTCGTATGTTCAAGGTATCCGGCTTGCGCCATGCGAAGAGACCAACGTTCAAGGAAAAAATGTTGTTCTTGCTCAAGAGATGTCACCATCTCCCAATATTGCTTGTGTTCGGGCGTGTTCTGCATGCGATGACCTCATCTGGAGCATTTTTCGATAGAGAAGGATCGATACCTCCGGCGGCCCCTCACTCACTTTTTATAATGTTTCTAAGAAAAGTGAGTGCGGGGAATCTTCAAAAACTTTTAATAGTTATACTGTAAATAGAGAGTAAAATGTTGTGTGTATTAAGATTGTATTGATTCAATATAAACGGAAAATATCCTCGCCGTATACCCAATGGATACCCATAAAACACAATAGGATGCTTGGAGGGGATTATCAAGGAGGATGGAGGTTCCAAACGGGAACGGAATTGTGAAAGTCTTGTATAGAGTCAGATGTCTCTGCAAACTTCGGCAAGGGCGAAGAGGCCTGAAAGAAAGCTGAAGCATACGATCACGACATCAAGGCTCAGAAGTTAAGGAATGAAGAACTTCAAACAGGCAGTACGGACGATGTCGGAATCTACGCCGATGAACTTGCGGATCTTTGGTATCAAGATCGTAAGGCCGCAGGGTGTGGAGGCTGGTTGAAAGATTGGGCCAAGATTCTCAATAAGCATATCCTGCCTCAGATCAGCAACGTACCGGTAGACGAATTGAAACAGGCGTCTCTCGTTAAGTTCATCAACCGCCAGTACAAAAATAATTCTCCAACCACTTGTAACCGATATCTCAGCTACTTGAAGATCATGTTCAACTGGGGTGTGAAGCACGAGTACCTTGCCAAAAATCCTCTCGGTAAATGGCAAAAGGCCAAAGAGTTTCCCAAGGAGTTGGTACTCAATGCGGAAGATCTTCAGAGAATCCATGACGCCGCCGTTCCTCACATCAAGTGGGCCATCGAAATCTGCATGAACCTCGGAGTAAGAACGGGTTTGAGCGAACTGTTGACCCTTGAATGGAAGCACGTGGACTGGGAGAACAAGTGTGTTCGGGTCTTCGCAACCAAAACCAAAACATGGCGCAGTGTTCCGGTCCGGCCTGAATTCCTGGAAAAGCTCCGTGAGATGAAGGCCAATTCGAATACCAACTTCCTTGTGGAATACAACGGGAAGCCAATCAAGAGTCTTCGTAAGGGATTCAGAACCGCTTGCCGTCGCGCCGGAATCAATGACGACATTATCAGCTACGACATTCGTCACCTGTTTTGCTCCAGCATGCTTTCACAGAGGGCATCTCCAAACGCAGTTTCCCGCCTCATGGGGCATGCCAGTACAAAAATGACCTTGGACCGCTACGGCCATGTTATGCCAGGTGATGAAGAACGTGCTGTCGAGTTGTTGCCGGTGATTGAGTAGGAAGGCGAGAGTGTTGAATTTGGGGGCGTCAGAAATGGCGTCCCTTTTTTTCATTAGGCTGAGTACACATCAATGCAGAATAAAGTCGTATCCATCGGGATAAGGTAAACGACTATGAACTTCTTTGATGAAAGAGTAATATTTTTGAACAAAAGAATAGAAGGCTCCTTGATCTCCAAGTTCTCTGTCTTTATAGGCGTGAATTGCGTTTCTGTATTTTTGGACATCGCCGACAAAATTGGACCAATGCTTTTCAAAACGAGTTTCTTTATCCATTAAAACTTTCAAATATTCAAGACTAACAATGTCAGGTAACTTTGGAAATCCATTTTTATCAGTTTCGATGCGTCCACTTTGTAGATAGTCATTTAGATAAACAGAGAAAAATAGTTTGAGAGTCCCTTCTACAAGTGCTCCAAGGTTTGCCCAAGCTAATATAAGCTCGCCTTCTGATAGAGATTCTCTTTCTAGCCAAATATGAAGAGCTTTAGACAAAGAGACTTGTCTGTCCAAGCGGGACTTGGACATCAAGGAGGCGGCATTCGAAGGAGCCCAGCCATTTGCATTGCTCCAAAACTTCTGAAGCATCACATTAGCGTGAATAATATTGTCGATGGTTTTCTTAGTCTGTTCCATATCTCATAATTACCTCAAAAGGATACCTATGCCTGTAATACTAAATCAGTCAAGTACCATGTTCACACCCGGTTCACCGGTAGGTTCACCGCAAAAGAAAAGGCCTGGTTATCTTGAAGGATAACCAGGCCAATGTATTGGAAATTTTCTGGTGGAGCTGGAGGGAATTGAACCCACGGCCTCTTGAATGCCATTCCTGGCGAAGGTCCAGGAAATGTTGATTTTATTGTTTTTTTTGCAGTACCTGTGAACACTCTTGTCGGAATTCTAGAGGAATCTTTGGGAATCCTGGTTCACCGACGGTTCACCGGGAATTTGATGATTGCTGTATTTATATTCACATCTCTTAGATTCATCTCAATTGTGCGATGTTGGTTGTTTACGAGGCTTGGCGTCGAAGAGATAGTGGCTTAATTTGGGGGGGAAGCGCACACTACTCTGTAGCAGATCACTTTGGACAAATCATCAATTGACAATCGTTTGTCCTGTAAGGGATTATCATGCAATAATGGCTTACAATTATTGTCAGAAAAGGAGTGGAAGGACTATGCCTGAATATATCAAAATGCGGATTATCAAAAACCTAATAGATGAGATCCGATGCCTTAGTGCTACTGATTTGGAACTGGTTGGTCACAAAGTTGTTTCCATGATTGAATCTAAAAGGTTGATCCATCACGGTATAAATAAGGACTATAAACCTGTTGGCCACACGGTTGATAGTTTTTCTCCTGATTCTACCATTGTTGCTGAGTATAGCACTGAAAAAACGTATTTTGAATCCAGTGGGCCAAAGAAAAATCCATCATATGAAAAGATTGAGAAAGATCTTACTCATGCCTTGGCTCACAATAAGCCTAATGGGCCAAGTTCAATATATTTGATTAGTAACCAGGAAGAACCTCCCTCGTTCCGTGACAAGTTCGACTCAACTCCTCTTGCCAAATCAGTAAAAGGAAAGGTCGTATTCTTTGACGCACATGAATTGGCAAAGATAATTTATGAGCAGTCAATTCTAAACTCTTCCTGTGCCAGCTTTTATACTCAGTTTCTGCCAAACTACTTACATGATCTAAATAACTACGAATACTATGGTAAGATTCCAAGCCAATGTGAACACTATGTTCCTTCTGTGAACATTTTAAAATCACTAAAAACTCATTATCATAATGGTCATAAAATTTGTGTACTCCATGGTTTAAGCGGCGCAGGTAAAACCCAAGCAGCAATTGAATATGTTCATCATGAAGAAACAAATTTTGACAACTATATTTGGATAGCTGGTGAAGATTGGAAGAAAGACACTCCTTTAAGTGCTGTGAAGCGATCCCGGGGAGGCACACCTGTTAATGTTGCAGGTATCTTTAATGCTGGAAAAACGATCCTCGTAATTGATAGTATTGAACGAAAATTGGAGCTGGCAATGTTCAATGAACTAGCCGATGGTTTTACAAAAGGTGGGGTTGTTCTTGCGACATCACAGCTGTCAACTCCATCGAAAGATTTCTATTTGCCGATCCCTTCATTGTCTAAAAGTGTCGCGTTTGAAATTCTTGGAGAAGATCCAGATACAGCCTCTGATGTATGTAAAAAATTCGTTTCAGCTTGTCTTTCTTCACCACTCATTCTTGCCACAGCAAGGAACATATTGAGTGAACAAGGGATCAAAGGAGATGTTTTTTATAAAGAGGTCTTGGATGAACCGGAAGATGTACGTGGTGATGATGGTGGGTCTATCATACGAAAAATTATTTCAAAACTTAACCAGAGGGAACATAAAGCTCTTTCAGATATTGCCAATTCAGGGTTAGGAACTCACGATTTAGACTTTTTAAGAAATTTCATTGGAATCAATGCGTGTTCTAATCTCCAACGATTATCAATTGTGCTACCTGCGAACACTCCAGGAGTAGTGAAGGTCCATGATCTTGTGTGTTTGGCTATGCAGGATGACGTAAACGCATCAGTGTTAGCTGAGGCTATTGAAAAATATGTCGAGGAACATGAAGGGGAGATGGAGTTTGGGGTCCTTAGACAAATTCATCTTGCAAAAAAACAGATACATGAAGAGAATTTACGTCGCGGAGAACGGCAGCCGGATTGGTTGACATATGCCCTTTTGCAGATTGAACGGGAAGAAGATCAGACGATTTATAAACAGATTTATACTAATGAGGTTACACCAGATATGGGGCTAGCTTCGATGGTGAGCATAATCGATTCAAAAGAAATATATTCATACTCTATTGAGAACCTTGAAGAACAGCGAGAGTATTATCAGGCCTGTGCTCAAAAATATGGGACTTGTTTTGCTGCTACGAAAGACGAGCAAGTAAAAGCAGAGCTGTTACACCATCGAGGGAAAGCTCTTAGGCGGTGTGGTCAATATGAAGAAGCTCTTAAATGCTTCAATCAACTTTTTGAGATTAAGCCCAATTGGCATGCAACATATGGTCAGATAGCGCACCTTGGTTCTCTGTCTAGGGTTACCAGAGCAATTAAAGCAGAAGGAGAAAAGGCTTTGGGAGAGCTGATGGAGAGAGTTTTAAGAGACCCTCTAGCTGTACCGCTACGAGTATCTCTTGCAGCGATTTCAAGACTCAGATCATATAAGAATATCGCAGACTCTATTAAAGAAAATTCTGCAAAGGTTCAAATTCTGTCTGATATTATTGCCATGTCTGCGCTAGATGGATTTGATCAGTTTTATGAGTCTTTTGTGGCGTTTACGTCTCTCTTTAGGTATAATCATGGCAAGCGCTGTGTAGATCTTGCCGAAGCTCTTCCTGAAATGCTGGCTATGCCGCCAAGTCTAGTTGACAAAAGGCAATGGGTTAATGCCTGTGATGCATTAGCCAATATGGCTATTACTGCTGACAAGGAGGGTAAACAAAGCCTTTCAAGTGAGTTTATCCGAGCTAGTTGCGCTTTTGCAGATGCTATATCAGAAAAAACGGTTTTAACGGCATTTAATGCTCGGGCCGTAGCCAAGGCGTATAATCAGGCTGATAAACCAAAGAGTGCTCTTGCTGCAATTGAAAAAGTGCCAGATGGTGGAGCAGATCATTGGTTATTATATGTAAAGTCGAAAACTCTTTCAACTCTCGAAAAGCACGAAGAAGCTTTGCAAAGTGCAGTAAAAGCACTTAACTTGGCCGTTGAGGATCTAAAAGGCAAAGAGTGGATTTCAATTTATCATGAACGCCTAAGCTCATGTCGTGAGGCGTTGGGAGATATTCCTGCTGCATTGAATGAATGTTCATTGGCGATAGATAATTGTAATAATGATAAGTATAAAGAGACTCTTAAAGAGCGCTTAGAGATGATGAAGCCCTCGTCGTAAATTAAAAATGCTTCTCGGCGGAAAGATGTTCACACCCGGTTCACCGAGAGGTTCACCGCAAAAGAAAAGGCCCGGTTATCCTTCAAGATAACCGGGCCAATGTATTGGAAATTTTCTGGTGGAGCTGGAGGGAATTGAACCCACGGCCTCTTGAATGCCATTCAAGCGCTCTCCCAACTGAGCTACAGCCCCGTGAGGAGAGATAGCTACGCTTCCGGTCGGGACTTGTCAACGAAAAAATGTCGACGGCGAATTTTTTTATGCGCGTGACGGTTATGCCTTCATGGGTTTTGTTCATTTTGAAAATATTGTACATTGCCTCCACCAAATCCTTCTCACCAGAGAACGTTTGGTGAGAATAAGTAAGGAATTGTTGCATGACCGTTCATCCCCCATTGAGCGATCAGCTTCGAAGTGCGCTTGTACCCTTGCATGCACAGCTTCAGGCTGTTCCGTATTGTATGGCCCTTGTCGAGAGACGTGCCCCGTTATCGGTGTATATTACACATCTACGGGTCTGGGCTATGGTTTTTGCTGTGGTAGAGTCCGGATTAGATCGTGCCGACAACCCTTTGCTCGCCGATATTTGGTTTGATGAAATGCGGCGATTGCCGTTGCTTTTCACCGATATTGATTATTTCCGTGATGTACCTCCTCGTTTGCCCCTTACGCCTGATCCCGTGCGTGTCATGACTTTGGCTCTGAACCTGGTATCGAACTTGCGTAAAGATGCCATGACACAGCCCGTGTCACTCCTCGGGGTTTTGTACGTTTTGGAAGGGGTCGCGTTAGGTGCGAAAAACATTGGTCTCGCCTTAACGAGTGGTTTCGGTTTGACCCCACAAACGGGAATGGCCTACTTCGCCGCACTCAAGGACGACGGAGCCTTGCGTTTTGAAAATTTTAAACGACGTCTGGATGCGGCGCCTCTTTCTTCGCGGGATCGAGAGTTGGTTGTACAAGCCGCAATGGATTTTATTGGCGAATGTATTGATATTTTTTCTTTACTTATCGAACCGGAATCTGAAGGCACAGGCCAAGCAATTCGTTATCTTGCCGTTTCATTGAACCCCGAAGCCGGGAATCATCCTATTTGTCAGGACGAACAGGAAATTACTGCGGTTATGCAGGCAAGTGTACGCTGCCTTGTCGATTATCCATACCTTATTTATCGGTTTGGTACCCGCGGAAGACGATTTCTCGACAGCGATGGCGCGTGGCTGGTTCATCTGACAAATCTTGAGACGAAGGAAATGCTGTCTCAGGTGCTGTGCTTTGGACAATCTCTGACCAGTCGCGGTATTCCACAACTTCTTCTGGAACATCATTTGCGCATGCTCCATCGGGAGTTACGTCGCGTGCTTCCTGAAAATCAAGAACGATACGAAAAGCTCATCTTTTGTGCCGATCATATGAGACGTCATCGACGAGAGCTGCTTTCCGAGGACGTCATTGACGCGTTGACGAGTGATTTTTGCAATCAGACCGGGTTGTACGGCAACTTTGCTGCCAAAGAAGCAGCGGAACTGATTATTGCGGGTGTTCTCGATGAAGCGCAAGGTCTTGAGAACGCCACAGACAGCCTCATGCCATGGTTGGCTGATCCCATGCGACGACCGGCTCCGTGGATAAAAACCGTACGTATCACCATGGACCGGGCGAACCGGGCCATTGTCGCGAAAAAAGCCCGGCACGAACATATAGCATGATGTGCTCTGGCCATTTTCGTAACGACCACGTCTTCCTCATTGCAGAGTGAACGTTTCTCCACGCCTCTCTCTTCGTGATCGACGAGAGAGGCGTGGTAGGTTTACGAATTCCCTGTGCCGTTTCCTTCCTTCCAGTCGATTATGCGAATTGGACCGGGAGTTCGACTGACGGTCCGCATGTACTTCACCGCGGGTTTTCCAAAGACCATGACATACCCGACAAGATGATCACGCGGAATTCCAAGTCGATCCCGGAATTCGGGAAACAGCTCATCCAATGTCCATTTGAGCATGCCGTTCCACAGTGATCCCAATCCAGCACTGGCGGCAAGGAGCTCGAAATACGACAAGGAAATAAAACAGTCGGGCAGCGGCGTGGGGCAATTTTGCGGGGCCGACGCAATAAGCACATGGGGAGCCCCACGAAACAACACGTCTGCGCCTTCCTTGGTCCACATTTTGATCGCCCAGCCGAGGACTTCCATACGCATATCGTCATTGTTCTCGCCGTCTCGGATGGCTTGCACCAATCGGGTATACACGGCTTCACGCAGAGTATGGACTGACTGGCGGTTTTTTACCACCGTCAAGAGCACTTGCTGTGCATTTACTCCGGTTGGGGCATGGTGAACTGTGGTGAGAAGATCTTCAATGACGTCGATGGGAAGTGATTCATCGAGATATTGGCGTGTTGATCGTCTTCCACGAATCAGCGTGGCCATTTGTTGAGGGCTCGGAAAGGCATTGTTGATGGGAAGTTCATTCTCCGGATCGTTTCCCAATATGGAAATCGCTTCTGTTGGACAAATAGCCAGACAATGCTGACATCGGATACACGCGTCGGGATTGACGATGGTGGGGTAATCGTCCAGTTCGATAATGCGGGCCGGGCAATCTGTGGCACACAACCCACACTGAGTACAGCGCGCATGATCAACAAGAAATTTGAGCATGGCGTATCCTTTATTGTATGCGTTAATCGAAGGAACACGTAAAAAAGAGTCTACAATGCTCGGTGTATTGTTGCAACAAACAAAGTAAAAAAGTTCTGTACATTGTACGTGTATTATATATGTCGAAACTGATGTGCCGTTTGTAAAAATACAGTGAGGAGTGGCCTGGGAGCGTCGTTTCGTGTAATTATGTCCATTTCAACATAAGGAAGCTCTGCATCTATTGTGCGAAATACAACACCACGTCGAGGATGCGCGCCTGTTGATTTCGGCACAAGAGATAGTCCGATGCCGGCAGCAACGAGTGCCACGGTCGTTCGCTTGGAGAGGGTTTCCGCGCAGATGATGGGTTTACCGCTCGGAGTTGTCAGTTGTTCCAGTATCGTGTCGTACAGTTCCGGAAAGAGACTGCGCGGATAGAAAATAAATGGTTCATCGACTAAATCGGCGGGTTTGATAACCGTATGTTGCGCCAAGCGATGACCGTCAGGAACAGCGAGCACGTAGTGTTCCCGCATAAAAAGTTCGCTCTTGAGCCCGTCTGGGCATTGGTTTGTCCGACGCACAAATCCAACATCAATGCGACGATCTTCCAACGCTTGAAATTGATCCGCCGTTGAAGATTCTATCATTTCAAGGAAAATAGCCGGTCGTGTACTGCGAAATGCACGGATGACATCAGGCAGAGCGCCGTCCATAGCTGGGCCAACAAATCCTATGGCAAGCCGTCCCGTCTCTCCTCGTCCCGCGCGACGAGCATCAACACGGGCCGTTTCGGCCTTGGCCAGAATATCTATGGCATGGGGTAAAAATACCCGTCCCGCATCCGTTAGTATCGCACCGGTGGATGTACGCGAAAATAAGGCCGTTCCGACTTCTTCTTCCAGGAGGCGAATATGCCGGCTTAGTGGGGGTTGTGCCATATGCGCACGTTCAGCGGCGCGGCGAAATCCGCCTTCTTCCGCGACAAGAACAAAGAGGCGTAATTGTTTCAGTTCCATTGTGATATACATTGTATATCACTTTTGAAAAAAAACAATATTAGACGTATCGCAAACCCAGGCCTACTGTCGTTTCGTGATGTTGCCATGACGGCATCGCAATCCCCCTAACTCGGTTTTTTTGATCAAGGAGATCACACATGCGTACGACTCGACTCGGTCATTCCGATCTGATTATTTCCGCCCTCGGGCTTGGTTGTATGGGTATGTCTGAATTTTATGGAACGTCGGACGATACGGTTTCTCGTGGCGTCCTCGATAGGGCGTTTGAACTTGGGATCAACTTCTATGACACAGCCGATATGTACGGCCACGGACATAACGAACGGTTGTTAGCCGGATTCATTGCTGATCATAGAGATCAGCGAGAGAAGCTTGTCATCGCCACAAAGTTCGGCATCAAGCGGGAACAACCTGGGAGTTATGCGCGAGAGATCGATAATTCCACGGCGTATATGCGAGCCTGTTGTGAAGCATCGCTGTCACGCTTGGGCATCGACGTTATCGATTTATATTATGTGCACCGACTTGCCTCGGACAGACCGATTGAAGATGTAACTGCCGATCTCGCTCGGCTCGTGGAAGAAGGGAAAATTCGGTATATTGGATTCAGCGAAATTACGGCGGATCAGTTGCGCCGGGCTGCCAAGGTGCATCCTGTAGCGGCCGTTCAGACCGAATATTCGTTGGTGACACGAGATGTCGAACACAACGGCGTGCTTGATGCGTGTGCCGAGGTCGGTGCGGCGTTTGTGGCATATAGTCCTTTAGGACGTGGTTTTCTGACCGCATCGCAGACTTCGCCCAGTGATTTTGAGGAAAACGATTTTCGGCGCATGAATCCGCGGTTCCAGGCCGATGCTATGGAACGAAACCTGCGCTTGCTCGATGTTGTCAAAGGCATGGCTGCAGAAAAAAATGTGACGCCTGCACAACTCACCTTGTCATGGGTGTTGAACAAGAACACAAATGTTGTCCCCATTCCCGGAACACGGCATGTGCGCTATCTTGAGAGCAATGTTGCGGCCTCGGATATTGTCCTGACAGCTGAAGATATGGAACGATTGGAAACAACATTCCATTATGATGCGGTAGTCGGACAACGATATCCTGAAGAAGGCTTTAAAGGCCTGACCAGAGAATAAACCGTCATACATTATAGAGCACGGGTTACCGGCCACGTTGATATTGGCCGGGAGTGGCACCGGTGGTTGCGCGAAATGTGGTGGTAAAATGGCTTTGGTCGACAAAACCAGTGTCCAACGCCACTTGGACGATAGGAACACCTTGTCGGAGTAATAGTTTGGCGCGGTGCAAACGTAATTGCAATTGGTAGGCATGCGGCGAGAGTCCGAATGCACGACTGAATGAACGCAATAATGCGTATCGGCTCAACTCCGGTGCGTCGGCGGCTTCGGCCAGATCGACAAGCCGGAGTTTTGTTGTTGGTGCGTCATGCAAAATATCGCGAACGCGACACAGGACAGACGAGCCGGCGTGTTCCGTACTGGGGCGACACCCGGCATGCGTTGTTGCCAGTCGGGAGATGACCGCAAGCAGGGTGGAGTGTTTGTGCAAAATGTCGCCAGATGATTGCATGGCATTATACAACACGGCGAGATGATGGCGAAGGAGAGTATCCGGACATGCCGCAACGGCAAATCCGGGTTCGCTGACGTCAGGAAGTCCGATATCGGCCATACATGTTTTGACAAGGTCACAGGAGAAAGAAAACATGCGATACGCCCAAGCTGTATTTCCTTGAGGGTTGCACGCATGCACTTCGCCTGGATGGATGAACACCACGTCACTCTGGTCAACAGCCCCATGTTTCCCTCGGAGAAAGACGCGGCTGTCCCCGGATTCGACAAAGCCGATATTATAACTGTCGTGCGTGTGTTTGGGAAATGTAATAGCCTTGAAGCGGGAAATCCGCACTTCCAAACCAGGAAGGTCGGGGTCTCGCCAAAATGCATTGTCACCGGATGGAGGAAACGGCTTCATAGGCGTGGCCTGAAATCAGAATGCTGGACGTATGAATTGAATTATTTTTTCGGTAACCGTGTCGTTCTTGCCCTTGCTGAACAACCCACATCATAGCCTGCAATTTTTTGCAAGATGTCCTTCTGGTCTTGAAGCTAAAGAAACGTTCTTTGGCGTCACTTTGAACCGACCGAGGAGGTCTTCATGCGTTTATGGCAAAATGCCATGATTGGTCTGGCCCGAAATACATCCGTGACGATGTTTATGCACTCGTCACGCTTTATGTGTCGCTTTGCAAATCAGTTCGTTGCCGGACATGATGCAAAGGCCGCACTTGAACGAAGCCGTGAGCTGTTTTCGCGAGGGATACGGTCTTCATTGTTTTTTCTCGGGGAGTATGTCGAAGATGAAACTCGCATTGAGGAAACGGTTTCATCGCTCATGGAGTTGGTCCCTGCCCTGTCCACAGCGGGACTTGATGTGCATGTTTCAGTCGACCCAACACAGATAGGGGCTATGTTGTCGTGGAATCGTTGCTATGACAATGCGTTGCGTTTGGCACAGACCATTGCCGATCATGCGGGGCCAGGCGTAAATATTTTGATGATCGATATGGAAGATGCGTCGGTGACACAATCGACGCTCGACTTGTATCACGCGTTATTCTCGGCCGGCTTGCCCGTGGCCATCACGCTTCAGGCTTATTTACATCGATCGCCATCGGATATTGCGCAATTGGTTGAACAGGGAGCTATGGTTCGCTTGGTGAAAGGAGCGTTTGCGGAGTCCGCCGACCTGGCTGTGAGCGGTCGCACTGCTCGAGATGCGGCGTATAGAGCATCACTCGACATGCTTTTCAGTGAAACCGCCCGACAGCATGGAGTGCGGCCGGTGGTCGGCA
This genomic window from Desulfovibrio inopinatus DSM 10711 contains:
- a CDS encoding molecular chaperone TorD family protein, translating into MLNKTQLITGAAALRDFFASINANDIHAAADSISRVFTIPLDPATLWIDVEYEFNRLFVGPAAVPAPPYASAYLNEPTLMGSPAMEMRNAYRRLGLTVPNPNATPDDHLSFELDAYIAIESLAQEDADGGILKKWLVCEHMNGWVPLFVEAVRRLLDVSAPITMAIDALSLWLVHAISDADALEA
- a CDS encoding helix-turn-helix domain-containing protein, translating into MQNTPEHKQYWEMVTSLEQEQHFFLERWSLRMAQAGYLEHTTAKRLDCLQALNDFLAPMRQHWDTGMMPPDFSWLIQHNDQWGHPQIASARRHRMRGVTADMYLGCFKTFIHSLIDVIERMDGSYEDKVLARRHIKLYGDALEVLFVQDWTTTLPDVTARKLDEANRLLTLEKCRYENILNATSDLIFVVENNGMVMNVNEAVKAVIAEEHVQGMTIWTVLAMEGQSMKDVLKYYPLGIFHEISPFDNDIIYRMQINSIGSVSMASNEYMIMLTNITAHAIQRETLERVVSERTEALRREKEHLEEMNITLRNVLQSIDKEREQILNEISSKVNNLVLPALDRIVHEEDSGIRKGYITVAKDQLRRLAPGSDASDPGLLKLTHMETRVCQFIQAGHPSKDIATSLNISVETVQTHRKNIRRKLNLHGKGVSLYAHLKTLGLSS
- a CDS encoding tyrosine-type recombinase/integrase, translated to MYADELADLWYQDRKAAGCGGWLKDWAKILNKHILPQISNVPVDELKQASLVKFINRQYKNNSPTTCNRYLSYLKIMFNWGVKHEYLAKNPLGKWQKAKEFPKELVLNAEDLQRIHDAAVPHIKWAIEICMNLGVRTGLSELLTLEWKHVDWENKCVRVFATKTKTWRSVPVRPEFLEKLREMKANSNTNFLVEYNGKPIKSLRKGFRTACRRAGINDDIISYDIRHLFCSSMLSQRASPNAVSRLMGHASTKMTLDRYGHVMPGDEERAVELLPVIE
- a CDS encoding tetratricopeptide repeat protein; translated protein: MPEYIKMRIIKNLIDEIRCLSATDLELVGHKVVSMIESKRLIHHGINKDYKPVGHTVDSFSPDSTIVAEYSTEKTYFESSGPKKNPSYEKIEKDLTHALAHNKPNGPSSIYLISNQEEPPSFRDKFDSTPLAKSVKGKVVFFDAHELAKIIYEQSILNSSCASFYTQFLPNYLHDLNNYEYYGKIPSQCEHYVPSVNILKSLKTHYHNGHKICVLHGLSGAGKTQAAIEYVHHEETNFDNYIWIAGEDWKKDTPLSAVKRSRGGTPVNVAGIFNAGKTILVIDSIERKLELAMFNELADGFTKGGVVLATSQLSTPSKDFYLPIPSLSKSVAFEILGEDPDTASDVCKKFVSACLSSPLILATARNILSEQGIKGDVFYKEVLDEPEDVRGDDGGSIIRKIISKLNQREHKALSDIANSGLGTHDLDFLRNFIGINACSNLQRLSIVLPANTPGVVKVHDLVCLAMQDDVNASVLAEAIEKYVEEHEGEMEFGVLRQIHLAKKQIHEENLRRGERQPDWLTYALLQIEREEDQTIYKQIYTNEVTPDMGLASMVSIIDSKEIYSYSIENLEEQREYYQACAQKYGTCFAATKDEQVKAELLHHRGKALRRCGQYEEALKCFNQLFEIKPNWHATYGQIAHLGSLSRVTRAIKAEGEKALGELMERVLRDPLAVPLRVSLAAISRLRSYKNIADSIKENSAKVQILSDIIAMSALDGFDQFYESFVAFTSLFRYNHGKRCVDLAEALPEMLAMPPSLVDKRQWVNACDALANMAITADKEGKQSLSSEFIRASCAFADAISEKTVLTAFNARAVAKAYNQADKPKSALAAIEKVPDGGADHWLLYVKSKTLSTLEKHEEALQSAVKALNLAVEDLKGKEWISIYHERLSSCREALGDIPAALNECSLAIDNCNNDKYKETLKERLEMMKPSS